One segment of Pontibacter akesuensis DNA contains the following:
- a CDS encoding sensor histidine kinase: protein MINKPLETYFPNIVSEVKGFAIFMMDKDGVILTWNIGCELMKGYKAEEAIGNNYEMLFPDFLREKGLPENEIEIACTYGRYETENWRRPKNGELFWAHVVLTRVTDEEGNLVGYVKITQDQSEKKKFHDQLLSKIDDFKKMNTELNEFANTASHDLKAPINNIEGLALLLKAELENKLDDRHIHHIVELMHQSALKFKSVITDMGKSAQEETEHYTYQSFNDVVDEIKLLLSQDIKKTNAVFHEDYGGAPFIRYPTKHIRSILQNLITNAIKYRCPDRKPEISIRTTLEEGYTLLEVTDNGQGINEEHQQRIFSMYRRGENTNEEEGTGVGLGLVAKIVDGNHGKIEVESRNGEGSTFKIYLK from the coding sequence ATGATAAATAAACCGCTTGAAACCTATTTCCCCAACATTGTCTCAGAAGTGAAGGGCTTTGCCATTTTCATGATGGATAAAGACGGGGTGATCTTGACTTGGAACATCGGCTGCGAGCTGATGAAGGGTTATAAAGCCGAGGAAGCAATAGGGAATAACTACGAGATGCTTTTTCCGGATTTTTTGAGGGAGAAAGGCTTACCTGAAAATGAAATTGAGATAGCCTGCACATACGGCCGCTATGAAACGGAAAATTGGCGAAGGCCCAAGAACGGAGAATTATTCTGGGCTCATGTTGTCTTAACAAGAGTCACCGACGAGGAGGGAAACTTGGTAGGGTATGTGAAAATCACGCAGGACCAGTCAGAGAAAAAGAAATTCCATGACCAACTGCTCAGCAAAATAGACGACTTCAAGAAAATGAATACGGAGCTTAACGAGTTTGCTAACACAGCCTCCCATGATTTGAAAGCACCTATCAATAACATCGAAGGCCTTGCCTTACTGCTCAAAGCAGAACTGGAAAATAAATTAGATGATCGGCACATCCACCACATTGTTGAACTGATGCATCAATCGGCCTTAAAATTTAAGTCTGTTATTACCGATATGGGCAAGTCTGCTCAGGAAGAGACGGAGCATTATACATACCAGTCATTCAACGATGTAGTGGATGAAATCAAGTTGCTACTCAGTCAGGATATAAAAAAAACAAATGCAGTTTTTCATGAAGATTATGGTGGAGCTCCTTTTATCCGGTACCCCACTAAGCATATCCGCAGCATCCTGCAGAACCTGATTACAAATGCCATTAAGTACAGATGTCCTGATAGAAAGCCTGAAATAAGCATCAGAACAACGCTGGAAGAGGGCTATACTTTACTGGAAGTTACAGATAACGGACAGGGTATAAATGAAGAACATCAACAACGGATTTTTTCCATGTACCGGAGAGGAGAGAATACCAACGAGGAAGAAGGAACAGGTGTAGGCTTAGGGTTAGTGGCTAAAATAGTGGATGGCAACCATGGGAAAATAGAAGTGGAAAGCAGGAACGGCGAGGGAAGTACGTTTAAAATCTATCTCAAGTAA
- a CDS encoding PAS domain-containing sensor histidine kinase, with protein MENDFSSPARDIRFRSLFENTPELILYQNEESTILDANPAFLKLVQEPKENVINRNYNEFLSEDVQLLYEEKLKEAFTGKTVRFDLYTPQGNSAPRHWDVVKIPVTENEKVVGVHMIARDITEKMQAQEEILEKNKDLQQFTYVISHNLRSPLTNALGLVEVLEILDPNSSDFKSTLTHLGTSLRQFDQVVRDINTILSIRDKEGLVQMESVPLAQVVQQVVQNFQEALYEGGGTARVAIPEGIQVLGNKAYLYSIFSNLLSNAIKFRSEQRPLQVDLTVAVKEGQNKEISFADNGSGVDLDKAGEDMFKLYKRFHPKHSGRGLGLYLVKAHVESIGGQIEVSSRPNEGTVFKISLL; from the coding sequence ATGGAAAATGATTTCTCAAGCCCTGCAAGAGACATTCGGTTTCGTTCTTTATTCGAAAATACCCCTGAGCTGATTCTGTATCAGAACGAAGAGTCCACTATACTGGATGCTAACCCTGCCTTTCTAAAGCTGGTCCAGGAACCAAAGGAAAATGTAATTAACCGAAACTACAATGAGTTTCTGTCTGAGGATGTTCAGCTCCTTTACGAAGAAAAACTCAAAGAAGCATTCACAGGCAAAACAGTTAGGTTTGATCTTTATACCCCTCAGGGAAACTCTGCTCCCCGACACTGGGACGTAGTAAAAATACCGGTGACGGAGAATGAAAAAGTGGTAGGGGTACATATGATTGCAAGGGACATTACAGAAAAAATGCAGGCGCAGGAGGAAATATTGGAGAAAAACAAAGATTTGCAGCAGTTCACTTATGTGATCTCTCACAACCTGCGCAGCCCCTTGACCAATGCCTTAGGCTTAGTAGAAGTGCTGGAAATTTTAGACCCAAACTCTTCTGATTTCAAATCCACGCTGACACACTTGGGAACCAGCCTTAGACAATTTGATCAGGTTGTTCGTGATATAAATACAATTTTGTCAATACGCGACAAGGAAGGCCTTGTGCAAATGGAATCCGTTCCGCTAGCCCAAGTCGTTCAGCAAGTCGTTCAAAACTTTCAAGAAGCTCTTTATGAAGGCGGAGGAACTGCACGGGTGGCCATTCCTGAGGGTATTCAGGTGTTGGGGAACAAGGCCTATCTCTACAGCATATTCTCTAACCTACTGTCCAATGCGATAAAGTTCCGATCGGAACAGCGGCCGTTGCAGGTCGATCTGACTGTAGCAGTAAAGGAAGGTCAAAACAAGGAGATTTCATTTGCTGATAACGGCTCAGGAGTTGATCTTGACAAGGCAGGCGAAGATATGTTCAAGCTTTACAAACGGTTCCATCCAAAGCATTCCGGTCGTGGCCTGGGCTTGTATCTGGTCAAGGCTCATGTGGAGAGCATTGGAGGCCAAATTGAGGTAAGCAGCAGGCCCAATGAAGGGACAGTTTTTAAAATTTCACTACTTTAA
- a CDS encoding response regulator: MDFVLIDDEPITLFLYKNLFQLEGLSDKVIAFDDPEEALDFLQQQISSGQIPQVIFVDLNMPKISGWDLLGALEPYKEQLQAKCLIYLLTSSLDPSDIARAKEHPQVTELIQKPLDRHIIHKVQENMRGSR; encoded by the coding sequence GTGGATTTTGTACTAATTGATGATGAGCCAATTACTTTGTTTTTATACAAAAACCTTTTTCAACTTGAAGGCCTTTCCGACAAAGTGATTGCTTTTGATGATCCCGAGGAAGCCTTGGATTTTCTCCAACAACAAATATCTTCCGGTCAGATCCCCCAGGTCATCTTCGTGGATTTGAATATGCCTAAAATTTCAGGATGGGACCTTTTAGGGGCTCTCGAACCATATAAAGAGCAACTACAAGCAAAATGCCTCATTTACCTGTTAACCTCATCACTGGACCCATCAGACATAGCGCGGGCAAAGGAGCATCCACAGGTGACAGAACTGATTCAAAAACCCCTTGATAGGCATATCATACATAAAGTTCAGGAAAATATGAGGGGAAGCCGCTGA
- a CDS encoding PQQ-dependent sugar dehydrogenase encodes MSEKEESRRGPIASAMAGAVSVGANMLGEKFTELKHNADSKKLKASANFPMIRLPEGYEIEKIAQGLTYPTSVAWDDRGNMYVAEAGGTFLDEENASARILRVDSNGTATEVVNLDGKIYPAISGMTWYNGAFYITHRDRELYGCVSRVTPDGEVTQILGGIVDSKSDHQPNDVRVGRDGRMYVCVGIGGNSGYMDENMIPFVLKAPDGHPTPAKDIVLTGYNIELPDFREGGKGTVLTGAFMPFGTATEPGQAVKGSNKAGGTILVFDPENAEATVQPYAWGFRNAIGIAWNRDNDMFVAVNGYDNAAGRPINDYHDGTYRVREGAWYGWPDFAANFSPVTDARFKPSSSAIPPTYKGRERVAKELHFLIDHEASGLEQPDTSLILGLHEVNSSPSKPDVAPEGWGDYANHLFVPEYGDFQWITNPMRDKFAGNRIARIETSGSGENTVHAFIQNEKVGPGSQQGELGEGIERPYDVKFGPDGAMYIVDFGSHRTSLKRIAEGHFPVEFDRGTGMVWRVTKMK; translated from the coding sequence ATGAGCGAGAAAGAAGAATCAAGACGCGGGCCCATTGCCTCTGCCATGGCGGGGGCCGTAAGTGTTGGCGCGAATATGCTGGGGGAAAAATTCACAGAGCTGAAACACAACGCTGACAGCAAGAAGCTAAAGGCATCGGCTAACTTCCCCATGATCCGGCTACCCGAAGGCTATGAGATTGAGAAGATAGCGCAGGGCCTTACTTACCCCACTTCCGTTGCCTGGGACGACAGGGGCAACATGTACGTGGCGGAGGCCGGTGGCACCTTCCTGGATGAGGAGAACGCCTCGGCAAGGATACTGCGCGTGGACTCCAACGGCACGGCTACGGAAGTGGTCAACCTGGACGGGAAAATCTACCCCGCCATATCCGGCATGACCTGGTACAACGGCGCTTTCTACATCACCCACCGGGACAGGGAACTGTACGGTTGCGTATCACGGGTGACCCCGGACGGGGAGGTTACCCAGATACTCGGCGGCATCGTTGACAGCAAGAGTGACCACCAGCCCAATGACGTGCGCGTGGGAAGGGACGGAAGGATGTACGTGTGCGTGGGCATAGGCGGCAACTCAGGGTACATGGACGAGAACATGATCCCGTTCGTGCTGAAGGCGCCTGACGGGCACCCCACCCCGGCCAAAGACATTGTGCTCACAGGCTATAACATCGAGTTGCCCGATTTCCGGGAAGGCGGGAAGGGAACGGTACTGACCGGTGCCTTCATGCCCTTTGGGACAGCGACAGAGCCCGGCCAGGCAGTCAAGGGCAGCAACAAGGCGGGCGGCACCATCCTAGTGTTCGACCCGGAGAATGCCGAGGCCACGGTGCAGCCCTATGCCTGGGGCTTCCGCAACGCCATAGGGATTGCATGGAACAGGGACAACGACATGTTCGTGGCCGTGAACGGCTACGACAACGCGGCCGGCAGGCCCATCAACGATTACCACGACGGCACCTACCGCGTGAGGGAGGGGGCCTGGTACGGCTGGCCTGACTTTGCGGCTAACTTCTCCCCTGTGACCGATGCCAGGTTCAAGCCCAGCAGCTCGGCCATACCGCCTACCTACAAAGGCAGGGAAAGGGTGGCAAAGGAACTGCACTTTCTCATTGACCATGAGGCGAGCGGGTTGGAGCAGCCGGACACATCACTGATTCTGGGGCTGCACGAAGTGAACTCCTCGCCCTCAAAGCCTGATGTGGCGCCTGAGGGCTGGGGGGACTATGCCAACCACCTTTTTGTGCCGGAGTACGGGGACTTCCAGTGGATCACCAACCCGATGAGGGACAAGTTCGCAGGCAACCGCATTGCCCGGATAGAGACAAGCGGCAGTGGTGAAAACACCGTGCACGCTTTTATCCAGAACGAGAAAGTAGGTCCTGGCTCTCAGCAGGGCGAACTTGGGGAGGGAATCGAAAGGCCGTATGATGTGAAGTTCGGACCGGACGGGGCCATGTACATCGTTGACTTTGGCTCGCACAGAACAAGCCTGAAACGCATAGCGGAGGGGCATTTCCCGGTTGAGTTTGACAGGGGAACAGGCATGGTCTGGAGAGTAACAAAAATGAAATAA
- a CDS encoding SDR family NAD(P)-dependent oxidoreductase has protein sequence MADQALIVGGTTGMGRATAELLLRGGIEVIIMGRPGRKLEAAREELSAHGKAHAVGVDLSSLPDVQQFSSSLKTAFPDLKYLLNAAGYFSPKPFLEHTEEDYDRYHAFNKAFFFITQEAARVMKGNGGGSIVNIGSMWAKQAIKATPSSAYSMAKAGVHSLTQHLAMELADYNIRVNAVSPAVVVTPIYAAFIEEDKIEEALQGFNSFHPIGRVGRAQDVANVIHFLLTDKSSWVTGAIWDVDGGVMAGRN, from the coding sequence ATGGCAGATCAAGCATTGATAGTAGGTGGCACGACAGGAATGGGCAGGGCCACAGCAGAACTGCTGCTCAGGGGCGGCATTGAAGTAATCATCATGGGCAGGCCTGGCAGGAAGCTGGAGGCGGCAAGGGAAGAGCTGTCCGCTCATGGTAAAGCCCATGCAGTAGGCGTAGACCTGAGTAGCCTGCCTGACGTACAGCAATTCAGCAGCAGCCTCAAGACAGCGTTTCCTGATTTAAAGTACCTGCTCAATGCAGCAGGGTACTTCAGCCCTAAGCCCTTCCTTGAGCATACCGAGGAGGACTATGACCGCTACCACGCGTTTAATAAAGCTTTCTTTTTCATCACCCAGGAGGCGGCCAGGGTGATGAAAGGCAATGGGGGCGGGTCCATCGTCAACATCGGTTCTATGTGGGCCAAACAGGCAATCAAGGCAACCCCCTCCTCGGCGTACTCGATGGCTAAGGCGGGTGTGCACAGCCTTACTCAGCACCTGGCCATGGAGCTGGCAGACTACAACATCCGCGTCAATGCCGTCTCGCCGGCAGTGGTGGTAACGCCTATATACGCTGCGTTCATAGAGGAGGACAAAATCGAGGAAGCGCTGCAGGGATTCAACTCCTTTCACCCGATAGGAAGAGTCGGGCGGGCGCAGGATGTTGCCAATGTCATTCATTTCCTGCTCACAGACAAAAGCTCCTGGGTAACCGGGGCCATCTGGGACGTGGACGGGGGAGTGATGGCAGGCAGGAACTGA
- a CDS encoding alpha/beta hydrolase, which yields MKNKQTHVSAVMLHAGTVRRLSAQGARLFALLFLSTFLLSCEDEVIGDIFDKDGGKAENIQPNGPNPEWAPDIDPQMLAVIEQFQSYDIVPYPMLTADQAREEPTFHDALVDLLRENDISPEPAKVSVKHMTIPNGTGQGLLVRTYTPRSGTGPFPVVVYYHGGGWVLTDLDTYEPSASALAERSGAIVVSVAYRQAPEHVFPAAHEDAYAAYKWAREHASQINGNPGKVATAGESAGGNLAVAVALMARDRGMQLPDHIVSIYPIADGDVESPTYEQYENALFLNKALMRWFFNLYVPDWQTQTRPLISLIEADLSGLPATTIINAEIDPLRHEGGVLAERMMDAGVPVERRVYEGVTHEFFGMDALLEQAVAAQKFAAMELRDAFNE from the coding sequence ATGAAAAACAAACAGACTCATGTAAGTGCCGTTATGCTTCATGCCGGCACTGTGCGCAGGCTATCAGCACAGGGGGCCAGACTCTTCGCCCTGCTCTTCCTCTCCACCTTCCTGCTCAGCTGCGAAGACGAGGTGATCGGGGACATCTTCGACAAAGACGGCGGCAAGGCGGAAAACATCCAGCCCAACGGCCCAAACCCGGAGTGGGCGCCCGACATCGACCCGCAGATGCTGGCGGTGATCGAGCAGTTCCAGAGCTATGATATCGTGCCCTACCCCATGCTGACGGCGGACCAGGCGCGGGAGGAGCCCACCTTCCATGACGCGCTGGTGGACCTGCTGCGCGAGAACGACATCAGCCCCGAGCCAGCCAAGGTGTCGGTGAAGCACATGACCATTCCCAACGGCACGGGTCAGGGGCTGCTGGTGCGCACCTACACCCCGCGCAGCGGCACGGGTCCCTTCCCGGTGGTGGTGTACTACCACGGCGGGGGCTGGGTGCTTACCGACCTGGACACCTACGAACCGTCGGCCAGTGCGCTGGCGGAGCGATCAGGGGCCATCGTGGTGTCCGTGGCTTACCGCCAGGCGCCGGAGCACGTGTTCCCGGCCGCCCATGAGGATGCCTACGCCGCCTACAAGTGGGCACGCGAGCATGCTTCCCAGATCAACGGAAACCCGGGCAAGGTAGCAACAGCCGGTGAGAGCGCCGGGGGCAACCTGGCGGTGGCCGTGGCACTCATGGCCAGGGACCGCGGTATGCAACTGCCGGACCACATTGTGTCGATCTATCCAATAGCAGATGGGGACGTTGAGTCGCCAACTTATGAGCAATATGAGAATGCTCTGTTTCTCAACAAGGCGCTGATGCGCTGGTTCTTCAACCTCTATGTGCCCGATTGGCAGACCCAGACCCGCCCGCTGATCTCGCTCATCGAGGCGGACCTTAGCGGCCTGCCGGCCACCACCATTATCAACGCCGAGATTGACCCGCTGCGCCATGAGGGAGGCGTGCTGGCCGAGCGGATGATGGACGCTGGGGTTCCCGTGGAGCGCAGGGTGTACGAGGGAGTGACTCACGAGTTCTTCGGCATGGACGCACTGTTGGAGCAGGCCGTGGCGGCGCAGAAGTTTGCCGCCATGGAGCTTCGGGATGCCTTCAACGAGTAA
- a CDS encoding ferritin-like domain-containing protein: MDLIKLFDSFNTDTKTEEEIDTYMSRKEAFRKMGGLAKKVALSSLPLAAFTAMPKMAFAQSNDVMAVLKFALTLERLEYQYYLMGVRSGVVAASDMDVFTAIREHERIHVELLESTINSLGGNLAGVPSNFDFTAKGAFPSPFTNYKLFLAVSQAFEDTGVSAYKGQAANLMDNDALLTVALKIHSVEARHASQVRRLRNEKGWITEDDGIEGFGSTFMQATRPIYANEDNTTHVGVEVTRVTKAPANAVKEAWDEPLTKEQVTSIVAPFIVS; encoded by the coding sequence ATGGACTTAATTAAACTATTTGATTCATTCAATACAGATACAAAGACAGAAGAGGAAATCGACACCTACATGTCCAGGAAAGAGGCCTTCCGTAAAATGGGCGGCCTGGCAAAAAAAGTAGCCCTTTCCTCACTGCCGCTGGCAGCTTTCACGGCTATGCCTAAAATGGCTTTTGCCCAAAGCAACGATGTAATGGCTGTGCTTAAGTTTGCCCTTACGCTGGAAAGGCTGGAGTACCAGTACTACCTCATGGGGGTACGCTCAGGCGTGGTGGCGGCTTCGGACATGGACGTGTTCACGGCCATTCGGGAGCACGAGCGAATTCATGTGGAGCTGCTGGAGTCTACCATAAACTCGCTCGGGGGAAACCTGGCTGGTGTGCCGAGCAACTTTGACTTCACGGCGAAAGGTGCTTTTCCAAGCCCCTTCACCAACTACAAGCTCTTCCTTGCCGTGTCTCAGGCCTTTGAGGATACAGGCGTCAGCGCCTACAAGGGACAGGCAGCGAACCTAATGGACAATGATGCACTGCTAACCGTGGCGCTGAAAATACATTCAGTGGAAGCACGGCATGCCTCCCAGGTAAGAAGGCTGCGCAACGAGAAGGGCTGGATCACTGAGGATGACGGCATCGAAGGATTCGGAAGCACTTTCATGCAGGCAACAAGGCCGATATACGCTAACGAGGACAACACCACCCATGTGGGAGTCGAAGTTACCCGCGTAACGAAGGCACCAGCCAACGCTGTGAAGGAGGCTTGGGATGAGCCGCTCACAAAGGAGCAGGTGACCAGCATCGTGGCCCCGTTCATCGTTTCCTAA
- a CDS encoding ferritin-like domain-containing protein: MSKTTNQDENKPRPEKELNSSRRSFLQYSGAAIATSAILLSGCEMLEDYIPPKNPKPGDPAPNTVNLGSGDIGILNYAYALEQLEAAFYTKVALTGFFRGANYEDVRVLNDVLQHEIAHRDFFKAALGSNAIPDLRFDFSMVDFGDKSSVLSTAQTFEDLGVAAYNGAGSLIKNKDFLLVAGKIVSVEARHAEAIQDLINPGGAFVDFIDDGLDRAFTPTMVLQAASPFIVTKINASNLPKS; encoded by the coding sequence ATGTCGAAAACTACTAATCAGGATGAAAACAAACCGAGACCTGAAAAGGAGCTGAACAGCTCCCGCAGGTCTTTCTTACAGTATAGCGGGGCTGCGATCGCCACCTCAGCCATACTGCTTTCCGGCTGCGAAATGCTGGAGGATTACATACCGCCTAAAAACCCAAAACCTGGGGACCCGGCTCCCAATACCGTCAATTTGGGCAGCGGTGACATCGGCATCCTTAACTATGCCTATGCCCTTGAGCAGCTGGAGGCGGCCTTCTATACTAAAGTGGCGCTGACTGGCTTCTTCAGGGGAGCCAACTACGAGGACGTACGGGTGCTCAACGACGTGCTGCAGCATGAAATCGCGCACCGCGATTTTTTCAAGGCCGCACTTGGAAGCAATGCCATTCCGGACCTCCGTTTTGATTTTAGCATGGTAGATTTTGGAGACAAGTCCAGCGTGCTGTCTACAGCCCAAACTTTCGAGGACCTTGGGGTTGCCGCCTACAATGGCGCGGGCAGCCTAATTAAGAACAAGGACTTTCTGCTAGTTGCCGGAAAAATTGTATCTGTGGAGGCCCGCCATGCGGAGGCCATCCAGGACCTGATAAACCCGGGTGGGGCTTTTGTAGACTTCATTGATGACGGCCTTGACCGTGCCTTTACACCAACTATGGTGCTTCAGGCGGCCTCACCGTTTATCGTGACCAAAATCAATGCTAGTAACTTACCAAAATCTTAA
- a CDS encoding RNA polymerase sigma factor has translation MALHPTKTLLERQLVERLQSGDEAALSLLYDHYAANLHGAIRRIIRCDQTAEDVLQECFLKVWASINGYDAAKGSLFTWLLRIARNKAIDAARAPHYRWSLCSSGVKAAKHDPRNVCHSLKPEHVDVGGLARCLSPEHRIVVELLYFGGCTQAEAARELGIPLGTVKTRARNAIRALRMVYKAPPR, from the coding sequence ATGGCTTTGCACCCAACAAAGACACTTTTAGAACGGCAACTGGTGGAACGGCTGCAGTCGGGAGACGAGGCTGCCCTCTCGCTACTCTACGACCACTACGCTGCAAACCTTCACGGGGCGATCCGCCGCATCATCAGGTGCGACCAGACGGCCGAGGACGTCCTGCAGGAGTGTTTCCTGAAGGTATGGGCCTCCATCAACGGCTACGACGCTGCGAAGGGCAGTCTGTTCACTTGGCTGCTGCGCATTGCCCGCAACAAGGCCATAGACGCCGCACGGGCGCCCCATTACCGGTGGAGCCTTTGCAGCAGCGGCGTCAAAGCGGCGAAACACGACCCTCGCAATGTATGTCATTCCCTCAAGCCAGAGCACGTGGACGTGGGCGGGCTGGCTAGGTGTCTAAGTCCTGAGCACAGGATCGTGGTGGAACTGCTTTACTTCGGTGGCTGTACACAGGCGGAGGCGGCCCGGGAGCTGGGCATTCCGCTCGGCACCGTGAAGACCAGGGCAAGAAACGCCATCCGGGCGCTTCGCATGGTTTACAAGGCCCCGCCGCGTTGA